The sequence below is a genomic window from Alphaproteobacteria bacterium.
GCATGAACAGCGCCATCGTATTTATCTGCCCATGCGGCATAGGTAAACAGCCGCTCTATACTAGTTTGCACTTCTTTTTGCGCTTCTTTGTCCGTGCATCCGGTCATGCTACGGATACGGTTGGCGAATTCATCGGCACGCGCGCTCAGGTTTTCGGCGATATAATATAATATTTGTGCCTTATTGTGCTGTGTAGCGCCAGCCCAGCCAGAAGCTTTGCGTGCGGCTTCTACGGCGTTGCGGATGTCTTTGCGATTGCCATCGCCCACTTCGCCCAGCAAAATTCCGTCATGCGCCAGCACTTTACGACAGACTTCGCCATCGGGGCGGGTTTGCTTGCCGCCAACATATAGCTTGGCAGTGCGGTCTATGCTGGTAACGCCTTCGGGAAGGCGAGCAGATGGTAGCTTTTCAGCTTTTGCGTAGTTTGGCAAATCGCGCATAAATTTAGGCTTTAAATACGCATACATGCCTTCTTTACCGCCTTCGCGTCCAAAGCCGGATTCTTTGACGCCACCAAACCCACATGCCGCGTCAAATTGGTTGGTGGTATTTACCCACACCACGCCGCATTTCAGCTTAGGAACAATATCCAGCGCAAGATTCAGGTTTTCACTCCACAGTGAAGCTGCCAGCCCATAGCGGCTGTTATTGGCAATATCCAGTGCTTCATCAGATGTGCGGAAGGTCATTGCTACAATGACAGGGCCAAAAATTTCTTCCTGCGCTAATGTGGCGGTTGGAGTAACATTGGTAAATAACGCGGGTGCTACAAAACAGCCATTATCCGGGCAATCCCAGCTTGGCTGATACAGTATTCCGCCTTCTTTGACCCCAATATCAATCATGCGCTGGATGTTTTCCATCTGGCTTTTATCTACCACCGCACCAATATCTGTACATTTATCAAGCGGATTTCCAAGGCGCAATGTTTCCATGCGTGTTTTAAGTTTGGCAATAAACTTTTCCGTAATGCCTTCTTGCAACAACAAGCGTGATCCGCCGCAGCATACTTCGCCTTGATTAAACCAAATAGCATCTACTACGCCTTCCACGGCGCTGTCTAAATCGGCATCTTCAAACACAATAATGGGAGCTTTTCCGCCCCGCTCTATTGTAAGGCTTTTGCCCGTTCCGGCAGCGGCTTTGCGAATAATGCGTCCCACCTCGGTCGATCCGGTAAAGGCCAGTTTATCGATGCCGGGATGGGTGGTCACTGCCGCGCCAGTTGTGCCATCGCCGGTGATGATGTTCACAACGCCTTTGGGTAGACCCGCCTCTTGGCAAATTTCTGCAAAAAGTAAGGCGGTTAGACTGGTAAATTCTGCGGGTTTTAGCACCACGGTATTTCCAGCGGCTAAAGCAGGGGCGATTTTCCAGGCCATCATAAGCAGCGGGAAGTTCCAGGGAATCACTTGCCCTACCACGCCGCAGGCCTCATAATCAGGAAATTCACTTTCCAATAATTGCGCCCAGCCGGCATGATGATAAAAATGCCGCGCCACCAAAGGCACATCTGCATCGCGGGTTTCACGAAACGGCTTGCCATTGTCTAATACTTCAAGCACCGCAAATAAACGGGCATGTTTTTGCATCAAACGCGCAATGGCATATAAATACTTTGCGCGCTCATGGCCGCTGAGTGCTTGCCAGGGTTTTTGCGCGGCGCGGGCAGCTTTTACTGCTGCATTCACATCTTTCTCGCTGGCTTGGGCAATATCGCCTAATTTCTCATCTGTAGCGGGGTTCGTTGTGGCAAACCACGCATTGGACTCGGGGGTAACAAACTTACCATTTATAAACAGATTAAATGTACGTTTATGTTCATCCAGCCATGCCTGTGCGGCATCGGTATTTTCTAATGCAGGACCATACTCCATTGTTTCAAAAATTTCTGCCACGGTGGGTGCTTTCGTTGTCATTATATATTCTCCTTATGCCATGGGGTGGCGGAAATTGGCCGAATAGCGACCAGTGACAAAATGTTCGATCTGGCGTTCTATGTCGCCCAGCAATGATGAGGCGCCAAAACGGAACCATTCAGGCTCCAACCAATCGCGTCCTAATTCTTCTTTCATCAAAAACTGATAGTTCATTGCATCTTTTGCAGTTGAGATGCCGCCTGCAGGTTTATACCCTACCTGATGTCCGGTGGCGTCCATATATTCGCGGATCATGCGAACCATGGTCAGGCTGACAGGCAGGGTAGCATTGGTGGCTTCTTTGCCGGTGGAGGTCTTAATAAAATCGGATCCTGCCATCATGCTTATCATGCTGGCCTTTGCAACATTGCGCAGGGTTTTCAACTCTCCGGTAGCAAGAATTGTTTTCATGCGTGCGTCACCACATACTTCACGGAAGGCTTTTACTTCATCGTAAAGTGCCTGCCAGTTTTGTGTAAGCACATAGCTGCGGGTGATTACGATATCAATTTCTTTTGCACCAGCGGCAACGCTGGCTTCTACTTCCTGTATGCGCTGCTTGAAGGGCGACAGACCGGCGGGAAATCCGGTGGATACGGCGGCAACTGGAATATTAGTTCCGGCCAGTGCTTTTACGGCAGTGGGTACCATTTCGTGATACACGCACACAGCGCCGGTGGTGAGTTTGTGGCCGCCCATGCCCAACGCTTCCAGCAAATCCTGACGCACTGGCTGCGCGGCTTTAGCGCATAAACGCTGCACACGCCCTACTGTATCGTCGCCGCTTAGGGTGGTTAGGTCGATGCAGGAAATAGCTTTGAGCAGCCATGCGGCCTGCCATTGTTTTTTAACAGTGCGACGTTTGGTAAGGGTGGTGGCGCGACGTTCTACTGCGGTAAGATTTACCTGTAAATCCTCTACCCAATCTAAATGAAAATCCGTTCCTGGGTTGCGTGTTACCGTCTTTTTATCTATAGCGACAGGAAGCGTATGTATTTTTTGAGAATCGGTAGATTTTATTGTGTTTTGAGCCATGATTACCTCTTTTATATCAACGCAAAAACTGCGTTCGCGCACCATTTATGCCGGTGCTTCAATATCTAAAAACAGGCAGGTATTGTGAGGTTTTGGTAGGGTAAAGTCAAGTAATTGGCGCAGTGGAATTATTCCGGTTGCATTTTGGTTTCTGCTTGGCGCAGACCGCTGCAAATTCTTGGGGTGCTGATTTGAGATTCATTGGCGTTGCAATACGCCTGAGTGGCAAAATATGCAATAATAATAGCAA
It includes:
- the deoC gene encoding deoxyribose-phosphate aldolase is translated as MAQNTIKSTDSQKIHTLPVAIDKKTVTRNPGTDFHLDWVEDLQVNLTAVERRATTLTKRRTVKKQWQAAWLLKAISCIDLTTLSGDDTVGRVQRLCAKAAQPVRQDLLEALGMGGHKLTTGAVCVYHEMVPTAVKALAGTNIPVAAVSTGFPAGLSPFKQRIQEVEASVAAGAKEIDIVITRSYVLTQNWQALYDEVKAFREVCGDARMKTILATGELKTLRNVAKASMISMMAGSDFIKTSTGKEATNATLPVSLTMVRMIREYMDATGHQVGYKPAGGISTAKDAMNYQFLMKEELGRDWLEPEWFRFGASSLLGDIERQIEHFVTGRYSANFRHPMA
- a CDS encoding aldehyde dehydrogenase family protein; translated protein: MTTKAPTVAEIFETMEYGPALENTDAAQAWLDEHKRTFNLFINGKFVTPESNAWFATTNPATDEKLGDIAQASEKDVNAAVKAARAAQKPWQALSGHERAKYLYAIARLMQKHARLFAVLEVLDNGKPFRETRDADVPLVARHFYHHAGWAQLLESEFPDYEACGVVGQVIPWNFPLLMMAWKIAPALAAGNTVVLKPAEFTSLTALLFAEICQEAGLPKGVVNIITGDGTTGAAVTTHPGIDKLAFTGSTEVGRIIRKAAAGTGKSLTIERGGKAPIIVFEDADLDSAVEGVVDAIWFNQGEVCCGGSRLLLQEGITEKFIAKLKTRMETLRLGNPLDKCTDIGAVVDKSQMENIQRMIDIGVKEGGILYQPSWDCPDNGCFVAPALFTNVTPTATLAQEEIFGPVIVAMTFRTSDEALDIANNSRYGLAASLWSENLNLALDIVPKLKCGVVWVNTTNQFDAACGFGGVKESGFGREGGKEGMYAYLKPKFMRDLPNYAKAEKLPSARLPEGVTSIDRTAKLYVGGKQTRPDGEVCRKVLAHDGILLGEVGDGNRKDIRNAVEAARKASGWAGATQHNKAQILYYIAENLSARADEFANRIRSMTGCTDKEAQKEVQTSIERLFTYAAWADKYDGAVHAAPLRNITLALNEAVGVIGILCPDEAPLLGFISLIAPAIAMGNTVLAVPSERFPLAATDFYQILDTSDLPAGVINIITGQRDVLAKTLAEHDNVDAVWYFGPQADGSALVEEHSTGNLKRSFCNYGKQRDWYNRTQSEGQEFLRHATQVKNIWVPYGEVNAKSSSY